Proteins encoded within one genomic window of Candidatus Methylomirabilota bacterium:
- a CDS encoding DUF488 family protein, with protein MKIVAKRVYDPPARADGARVLVMRLWPRGIRKERVDLWLKELGPVVPLLRAFRGGRIGWAEYRRRYLVGLERPEAREALAAARALARRGRVTLLCGCPDEARCHRSLLRDYLLD; from the coding sequence GTGAAGATCGTGGCGAAACGCGTGTACGACCCGCCGGCGCGGGCCGACGGCGCGCGCGTCCTCGTCATGCGTCTCTGGCCGCGCGGGATCCGCAAGGAGCGCGTGGACCTCTGGCTCAAGGAGCTCGGCCCCGTCGTGCCCCTGCTCCGCGCGTTCCGCGGCGGCCGGATCGGCTGGGCGGAATACCGCCGCCGCTACCTCGTGGGCCTCGAGCGCCCGGAGGCCCGGGAGGCGCTCGCCGCGGCGCGCGCGCTCGCGCGCCGCGGGCGGGTGACGCTGCTCTGCGGCTGTCCCGACGAGGCGCGGTGCCACCGCTCGCTGCTCCGGGACTATCTGCTAGACTGA
- a CDS encoding carboxypeptidase-like regulatory domain-containing protein, producing MARALALVLGLAWLLGAAPAGAEHEVYYRYLVLGFVKDARGRPVAGRQVELVRDKTGFLYLAETDAKGFYLIVARLGDESAGEGLTLTLGGTPWRLTARFDPTNHTDDRGTRVDLEGARLVERPSWFRSTLAATLGR from the coding sequence GTGGCGCGCGCGCTGGCGCTCGTTCTGGGTCTCGCGTGGCTCCTCGGCGCGGCGCCGGCCGGCGCCGAGCACGAGGTTTATTACCGGTACCTCGTGCTCGGCTTCGTGAAGGACGCGCGCGGCCGGCCCGTGGCCGGCCGGCAGGTCGAGTTGGTGCGCGACAAGACGGGGTTCTTGTACCTCGCCGAGACGGACGCGAAGGGCTTCTACCTCATCGTCGCGCGCCTCGGCGACGAGAGCGCGGGCGAAGGGCTCACGCTGACGCTCGGCGGGACGCCGTGGAGGCTCACGGCGCGGTTCGATCCGACGAACCACACCGACGACCGGGGCACTCGCGTGGACCTGGAAGGCGCGCGGTTGGTCGAGCGGCCGTCCTGGTTCCGCTCGACGCTGGCGGCGACGCTCGGGCGCTGA
- a CDS encoding Lrp/AsnC ligand binding domain-containing protein, which yields MTKAAKSMKAYVLIETAPGKTKSVKKELTGIAGGQSTVIALDAVTGPFDFIAVVEGPTLDSVGRLVTDAIGAIDGVTRTTTCLAVSLA from the coding sequence ATGACGAAAGCGGCGAAGTCCATGAAGGCCTACGTGCTGATCGAGACGGCTCCGGGCAAGACGAAGTCCGTCAAGAAGGAGCTGACGGGGATCGCGGGCGGCCAGTCCACCGTGATCGCCCTCGACGCGGTCACCGGTCCCTTCGACTTCATCGCCGTCGTCGAGGGCCCCACGCTCGACTCGGTCGGGCGGCTCGTCACCGACGCCATCGGGGCGATCGACGGCGTGACGCGCACGACGACGTGCCTGGCGGTGTCGCTGGCCTGA
- a CDS encoding NAD-dependent epimerase/dehydratase family protein, which yields MRVLVIGGTEFISLHLVRALQRDGHEVCVLNRGRNPARLPAGVRTLVCDRKDHAALRARLAGERVDGLMDIAYAPTTGADVEALLDALHGRVGHAVFVSTGRVHDHALPIPYHEDTPRSLYWGEYAKNKIEGEDACLRRHRERGLPVTIVRPTHVYGPLNTRNNETFFFDRLVRGRPVLVPGAGGWLRQFGHVEDLADAMARMLGAPAAFGRAYNVSGEEAITQVGFIELIADVIKRPLTLVHVETPRGGTPVPFGQNLVYDCHAVYTTTRIRAELGIRPRYALAAGIAQTFEWYLREGLDRRELDFAAEDAFLR from the coding sequence ATGCGCGTGCTCGTGATCGGCGGCACCGAGTTCATCAGCCTGCACCTGGTGCGCGCGCTCCAACGCGACGGTCACGAGGTGTGCGTCCTGAACCGCGGCCGCAACCCGGCGCGCCTCCCCGCAGGCGTCCGGACGCTCGTCTGCGACCGCAAGGACCACGCGGCGCTCCGCGCGCGGCTCGCGGGCGAGCGCGTGGACGGGCTGATGGACATCGCCTACGCTCCCACGACGGGCGCCGACGTCGAGGCGCTCCTCGACGCCCTCCACGGGCGCGTCGGCCACGCCGTCTTCGTGTCGACGGGCCGCGTCCACGACCACGCGCTCCCCATCCCCTACCACGAGGACACGCCGCGGAGCCTCTACTGGGGCGAGTACGCGAAGAACAAGATCGAGGGCGAGGACGCCTGCCTGCGGCGCCATCGCGAGCGCGGGCTCCCGGTCACGATCGTCCGGCCGACGCACGTCTACGGTCCGCTGAACACGCGGAACAACGAGACGTTCTTCTTCGACCGCCTCGTGCGCGGCCGGCCCGTCCTGGTGCCGGGGGCCGGCGGCTGGCTCCGCCAGTTCGGCCACGTCGAGGACCTCGCCGACGCGATGGCGCGCATGCTCGGCGCGCCGGCGGCCTTCGGCCGCGCCTATAACGTGAGCGGCGAGGAGGCGATCACCCAGGTCGGCTTCATCGAGCTGATCGCCGACGTGATCAAGCGCCCGCTCACGCTGGTCCACGTCGAGACGCCGCGCGGCGGGACGCCCGTGCCCTTCGGCCAGAACCTCGTCTACGACTGCCACGCGGTCTACACGACGACGCGGATCCGCGCGGAGCTCGGGATCCGGCCCCGCTACGCGCTCGCCGCCGGGATCGCGCAGACCTTCGAGTGGTACCTGCGCGAGGGCCTGGACCGCCGCGAGCTCGACTTCGCGGCCGAAGACGCGTTCCTCCGGTGA
- a CDS encoding D-2-hydroxyacid dehydrogenase produces MTRPTILVYHGDPKYAGLVRVPKGRAVVRAAATPSEAAELAGDAEILYAWKFPQHLYARAPKLRWLQVMGAGVDWALGPEVPPRVVVTRAPGIFGPWMAEYVVGWCAWVTQRMETYREAQHQRRWLDHVLPDRLLGKTLAIVGLGDIGRAVARAARALGMRVVGVSRSGRPVREAERVFRVGQLALALRDADFVVVLVPLTPETTGLVGADALAAMKSTAWLVNIARGAVVNETALAEALEQRRIAGAVLDVFATEPLPPHHPLWRMDNVVITPHISGPSTPEEIAPVFNDNLARYLAGKPLRHVVDRKRGY; encoded by the coding sequence GTGACGCGCCCGACGATCCTCGTCTACCACGGCGACCCGAAGTACGCCGGGCTCGTCCGCGTCCCGAAGGGCCGGGCGGTCGTGCGCGCCGCGGCGACGCCCTCCGAGGCCGCCGAGCTGGCCGGCGACGCCGAGATCCTCTACGCCTGGAAGTTCCCGCAGCACCTCTACGCGCGGGCGCCCAAGCTCCGGTGGCTCCAGGTGATGGGCGCCGGCGTGGACTGGGCGCTCGGCCCGGAGGTGCCGCCCCGCGTCGTCGTCACGCGCGCCCCGGGTATCTTCGGGCCGTGGATGGCCGAGTACGTCGTCGGCTGGTGCGCGTGGGTCACCCAGCGCATGGAGACGTACCGCGAGGCCCAGCACCAGCGCCGCTGGCTCGACCACGTCCTGCCCGACCGCCTGCTCGGCAAGACGCTCGCGATCGTGGGCCTGGGCGACATCGGCCGCGCCGTCGCGCGCGCGGCGCGCGCCCTCGGCATGCGCGTCGTCGGCGTGAGCCGCTCGGGCCGGCCCGTGCGCGAGGCCGAGCGCGTCTTCCGGGTCGGGCAGCTCGCGCTCGCCCTCCGCGACGCCGACTTCGTCGTCGTCCTCGTGCCGCTGACGCCCGAGACGACGGGACTCGTCGGGGCCGACGCCCTCGCCGCGATGAAGTCGACCGCCTGGCTCGTCAACATCGCGCGCGGCGCGGTCGTGAACGAGACGGCGCTCGCCGAGGCGCTCGAGCAGCGGCGCATCGCGGGCGCCGTCCTCGACGTGTTCGCCACCGAGCCGCTGCCCCCGCACCACCCGCTCTGGCGGATGGACAACGTCGTCATCACGCCGCACATCTCGGGACCCAGCACGCCCGAGGAGATCGCGCCCGTCTTCAACGACAACCTGGCGCGCTACCTCGCGGGCAAACCGCTCCGCCACGTCGTGGACAGAAAGCGAGGCTACTGA
- a CDS encoding TIGR03618 family F420-dependent PPOX class oxidoreductase, with the protein MPSRRSEITMSEKELERFLDEERVLTVASLGSNGRPHLMPLWYIRDGLVLSAWTFGKSQKVKNLERDPRATVQVEAGRDRYEQLRGAMLECDVTIERDPQKVTDVGLRLMARYAGADPPPEARAQVLQQAQKRVALRFRPTRIVSWDHRKLAGAY; encoded by the coding sequence GTGCCCTCACGCCGCAGCGAGATCACGATGTCCGAGAAGGAGCTGGAGCGCTTCCTCGACGAGGAGCGCGTGCTCACGGTCGCGAGCCTCGGCTCGAACGGCCGCCCGCACCTCATGCCCCTCTGGTACATCCGGGACGGCCTGGTGCTCTCCGCCTGGACCTTCGGGAAGTCGCAGAAGGTCAAGAACCTCGAGCGCGACCCGCGCGCGACCGTCCAGGTCGAGGCCGGGCGTGACCGCTACGAGCAGCTCCGCGGCGCCATGCTCGAATGCGACGTGACGATCGAGCGCGACCCCCAGAAGGTCACGGACGTCGGCCTCCGCCTGATGGCGCGCTACGCCGGCGCCGACCCGCCGCCCGAGGCGCGCGCCCAGGTGCTCCAGCAGGCGCAGAAGCGCGTCGCCCTCCGCTTCAGGCCGACCCGCATCGTCTCCTGGGACCACCGCAAGCTCGCCGGCGCCTACTGA